One genomic window of Bradyrhizobium sp. B124 includes the following:
- a CDS encoding ATP-binding cassette domain-containing protein — MQLEVNITGKSFASAAGKRHDVLDNITFTLNAGEVGVLFGPSGCGKSTLLRILAGLDGNYQGHVARSPGMRLGMVFQEPRLLPWRTVEENVRLAAPHVDDGTLSALFEVLELSVHSNHFPGELSLGLARRVALARAFAIEPDFLILDEPLASLDKALAGRLRDQVATLVASRKMMTLLVTHDLDDAVRLGDRLFFLSPRPARILHVETIATPRVTRSEPEIDEIKRRLSQLDLANM; from the coding sequence GTGCAGCTTGAGGTCAATATCACAGGCAAGAGCTTTGCGAGCGCGGCCGGAAAGCGGCACGACGTGCTCGACAACATCACCTTCACATTGAATGCCGGCGAGGTTGGCGTGCTGTTCGGACCGTCGGGCTGCGGCAAGAGCACCCTGCTGCGGATTCTCGCCGGGCTCGACGGCAACTACCAGGGCCATGTCGCACGCTCCCCCGGCATGCGCCTCGGCATGGTGTTCCAGGAGCCGCGGCTGTTGCCCTGGCGCACCGTGGAGGAGAACGTGCGACTCGCCGCACCGCATGTCGACGACGGCACGCTGTCGGCGCTGTTCGAGGTGCTCGAATTGAGCGTGCACAGCAACCACTTTCCCGGTGAGCTGTCGCTCGGCCTCGCCCGCCGCGTCGCGCTCGCCCGCGCCTTCGCCATCGAGCCGGATTTCCTCATCCTCGACGAGCCGTTGGCCTCGCTTGACAAGGCACTTGCGGGGCGTTTACGCGACCAGGTCGCCACGCTGGTAGCCAGCCGGAAGATGATGACGCTGCTGGTCACCCACGACCTCGACGACGCGGTCCGGCTCGGCGACCGCCTGTTCTTCCTGTCGCCGCGACCTGCCCGAATCCTTCACGTCGAAACCATCGCCACGCCGCGCGTGACGCGCAGCGAGCCAGAGATCGACGAAATCAAGCGGCGGCTCTCACAGTTGGACCTTGCAAATATGTGA
- the pqqA gene encoding pyrroloquinoline quinone precursor peptide PqqA: MAWKTPKIVEVPVGMEINMYACAARK; the protein is encoded by the coding sequence ATGGCCTGGAAAACACCGAAGATCGTCGAAGTGCCGGTCGGCATGGAAATCAACATGTACGCCTGCGCAGCGCGCAAGTAA
- a CDS encoding EF-hand domain-containing protein, which produces MISRRSLALTLAVAVLSGPALAASGGGSALKMLDPDNDGTVDLAEAKKAAADLFAKLDPDHDGTLDIRELRGRLTAKELAKADPDHDGTLTLDEYLAVVEQRFKAADPDNDGTLDAKELKSRAGRALLRLLK; this is translated from the coding sequence ATGATTTCGCGCCGATCGCTTGCTTTGACCTTGGCTGTTGCCGTGCTGTCGGGTCCCGCTCTCGCCGCATCGGGTGGTGGCAGCGCGCTCAAGATGCTCGATCCCGACAATGACGGCACGGTCGACCTTGCCGAGGCCAAGAAGGCCGCCGCCGATCTGTTCGCGAAGCTCGATCCCGATCATGATGGCACGCTCGACATCCGCGAATTGCGTGGACGGCTGACCGCGAAAGAACTGGCGAAGGCGGATCCGGATCACGACGGCACCCTGACGCTCGACGAGTATCTCGCGGTCGTCGAGCAGCGGTTCAAAGCCGCCGATCCCGACAATGACGGGACGCTGGATGCGAAGGAGTTGAAGTCGCGCGCCGGCCGGGCGCTGCTGCGTCTGCTCAAATAG
- a CDS encoding methanol/ethanol family PQQ-dependent dehydrogenase: protein MRRIALAASLVILASYGASAQTNEQLVKGATDTSNVLNYGMGYNLQRFSTLNQINKDTVKNLVPVWNYSLNDDRSEESQPLVYQGVLYVTTHNATMAIDAKTGKQIWKTKVEYPAETPRIVCCGIINRGAALYDGKLFRTTLDANVIALDAKTGKELWREKAADIKEGYSMTVAPLVADGVVITGISGAEFGTRGFIDGWDPATGKRLWRTYSIPTPDEPGGDTWKGDTWKLGGGSTWITGSYDAELNTVYWGIGNPGPFNSAVRPGDNLYTCSVLALDPKTGKIKWHYQFSPNNPFDYDSVAEMVLADVNVEGKPTKVLMDANRNGFFYVLDRTNGKLLAANPYVNVNWATGVDLKTGRPIETDVAKDARDGKKVTVYPSILGGKNWEPMSFNPQTGLAYANTLAFGGRYKSEPVTFKQGEWYLGMDLTDPWEWGTGPRGHLKAIDPMTGKAKWEAPSDIPRFSGVLSTAGGVVFSGQLTGEFEAFDADTGKKLWQFQTGSGIEGQPVTWQQDGVQYVAVTSGYGGVYSLFSGDERLAKVPPGGSLWVFAVKN from the coding sequence ATGAGACGCATTGCGCTGGCCGCAAGCCTCGTGATTCTTGCATCTTATGGTGCAAGCGCTCAGACCAACGAGCAGTTGGTCAAGGGTGCGACTGATACATCGAACGTTCTCAATTACGGAATGGGCTACAATCTTCAGCGCTTCTCGACGCTGAACCAGATCAACAAGGACACTGTCAAGAATCTGGTCCCGGTCTGGAATTACAGCTTGAACGACGACCGCAGCGAGGAATCGCAGCCGCTCGTCTACCAAGGCGTCCTTTACGTCACCACCCACAATGCCACGATGGCGATCGACGCCAAGACCGGCAAGCAGATCTGGAAGACCAAGGTCGAGTATCCCGCCGAGACGCCGCGTATCGTCTGCTGCGGCATCATCAATCGCGGCGCGGCTCTGTATGACGGCAAGCTGTTCCGCACCACCCTCGACGCCAATGTGATCGCGCTCGATGCCAAGACCGGCAAGGAGTTGTGGCGCGAAAAGGCTGCGGACATCAAGGAAGGCTACTCGATGACGGTGGCACCGCTGGTCGCCGACGGCGTCGTGATCACCGGCATCTCCGGCGCCGAATTCGGCACCCGCGGCTTCATCGACGGCTGGGATCCGGCGACCGGCAAACGCCTCTGGCGTACCTACTCGATCCCGACTCCGGACGAGCCCGGTGGCGACACCTGGAAGGGCGACACCTGGAAGCTGGGCGGCGGATCGACCTGGATTACCGGCTCCTATGATGCTGAACTGAACACCGTGTATTGGGGTATCGGCAATCCCGGACCGTTCAACTCTGCGGTGCGTCCGGGCGACAACCTCTATACCTGCTCGGTGCTCGCGCTCGATCCGAAGACCGGCAAGATCAAGTGGCACTACCAGTTCTCGCCGAACAATCCGTTCGACTATGACTCGGTGGCCGAGATGGTGCTCGCCGACGTGAATGTCGAGGGCAAGCCGACCAAGGTGCTGATGGATGCCAACCGCAACGGCTTCTTCTACGTGCTCGACCGCACCAACGGGAAGCTGCTCGCGGCCAATCCTTATGTGAACGTCAACTGGGCCACCGGAGTAGACCTGAAGACCGGCCGGCCGATCGAGACCGACGTCGCCAAGGACGCACGTGACGGCAAGAAGGTCACGGTCTACCCGTCGATCCTCGGCGGCAAGAACTGGGAGCCGATGTCGTTCAATCCACAGACCGGCCTCGCCTACGCCAACACGCTCGCCTTCGGGGGCCGCTACAAGTCCGAGCCGGTGACGTTCAAGCAGGGCGAGTGGTATCTCGGCATGGACCTCACCGATCCCTGGGAATGGGGCACCGGACCGCGCGGCCATCTCAAGGCGATCGATCCGATGACCGGCAAGGCGAAGTGGGAAGCGCCGAGCGATATTCCGCGCTTCTCCGGCGTGCTCTCCACCGCCGGCGGCGTGGTGTTCTCCGGTCAGCTGACCGGCGAATTCGAGGCGTTCGACGCCGACACCGGCAAGAAGCTCTGGCAGTTCCAGACCGGCTCCGGCATCGAAGGACAACCCGTGACCTGGCAGCAGGACGGCGTGCAGTATGTCGCCGTCACCTCGGGCTATGGCGGCGTCTATTCGCTGTTCTCGGGCGACGAGCGGCTTGCCAAGGTCCCACCCGGCGGCTCGCTGTGGGTTTTCGCGGTCAAGAACTGA
- a CDS encoding cytochrome c: MITLIPAAAQQASAIDLQGQADQGKVTYAKNCSHCHGPNMVNSGTITPDLRAFPDDRTRFVTTVKQGKNGKMPPWADILSEQEIADVWAFLASRRPQ; encoded by the coding sequence TTGATCACGTTGATCCCGGCAGCCGCACAGCAAGCCAGTGCAATCGACCTTCAGGGTCAGGCCGACCAGGGCAAGGTCACCTACGCCAAGAACTGCTCGCATTGCCATGGGCCCAACATGGTCAACTCCGGCACCATCACGCCGGACCTGCGCGCGTTTCCCGACGATAGGACGCGCTTTGTGACCACCGTGAAGCAAGGCAAGAACGGCAAGATGCCGCCCTGGGCCGACATCCTGAGCGAGCAGGAGATCGCCGACGTCTGGGCCTTCCTGGCGAGCCGGAGGCCCCAATGA
- a CDS encoding transporter substrate-binding domain-containing protein, which translates to MRAPLAGAATALLLAMTAAAHAAAGESLKVCLDEDLPPLSAHHRGKPDAGFDVALAQVIAERLGRPLKIQWFESKLDEDSSPALEANALLSDGRCSLVGGYALTTDSLKAPGVATAKLPDFDGATRDDRRRRIPIGVLAPSQPYIYSPMTVVLGPKAKDRVKDRKISDIGDLAGLRLTIESGTLGDAILMTFDKGKLIEDITHLVPGRSDLLGELERGEFDATLLDLRRFDAYHADHPDTKITASGYYYPIGANRGYVALETDKALLEAVNKVLSDLQAKGTIAELGKAAGLTWLPPREPIILGDVWLKILNR; encoded by the coding sequence ATGAGAGCGCCGCTGGCGGGTGCCGCGACAGCCTTGCTGCTCGCCATGACGGCGGCAGCACATGCTGCTGCCGGGGAGTCGCTCAAAGTATGCCTCGACGAGGATCTGCCGCCGTTGTCGGCGCATCATCGCGGCAAGCCGGATGCCGGTTTCGACGTCGCACTCGCGCAAGTGATCGCCGAGCGGCTCGGACGGCCGCTCAAGATCCAGTGGTTCGAGAGCAAGCTCGACGAGGATTCGAGCCCCGCTCTGGAGGCCAATGCGTTGCTGTCGGACGGGCGATGCTCGCTGGTCGGCGGCTATGCCCTCACCACGGACTCGCTGAAGGCGCCGGGTGTCGCAACGGCCAAGCTACCGGACTTCGATGGCGCCACCCGCGACGATCGCCGCCGGCGGATTCCGATCGGGGTGCTGGCGCCAAGCCAGCCCTACATCTATTCGCCGATGACCGTGGTGCTCGGCCCCAAGGCCAAGGACCGGGTCAAGGACCGCAAGATCTCCGATATCGGCGATCTCGCCGGCCTTCGCCTGACGATCGAAAGCGGCACGCTGGGCGATGCCATCCTGATGACCTTCGACAAGGGAAAGCTGATCGAAGACATCACCCACCTCGTTCCGGGGCGCAGCGACCTGCTGGGAGAGCTCGAGCGCGGGGAATTCGACGCCACGCTGCTCGACCTGCGCCGGTTCGACGCCTACCACGCTGATCATCCCGACACCAAGATCACCGCCTCCGGCTATTACTATCCGATCGGCGCCAACCGCGGTTACGTCGCTCTCGAGACCGACAAGGCGCTGCTGGAGGCCGTCAACAAGGTGCTGTCCGACCTGCAAGCCAAAGGCACCATCGCCGAGCTTGGCAAGGCAGCGGGCCTCACCTGGCTTCCGCCGCGCGAGCCGATCATTCTCGGCGATGTTTGGCTGAAGATCCTGAACCGATGA
- a CDS encoding flagellin has translation MMMRVATFAQSEQMISSALRVQSVMANEQVQESSGLQSEDFGGYGSGAGRVINLQVSVTRAQSYIDASNLADNKVQAMYSAVGSVTDIITQLRTQLSAATTGSSTATASVINYAQQAISQMQGLLNTQYDGEYVFSGARTDAAPVDMSSYDTGTGSLTTSDTGYYKGDSEIASVRVSDSQSVSYGVTADNPAFEQVMRLLKYVSNSTNLSSSDISQALDLASNALDATSTVQAKLSTSASQIETASTNQSDYQNFAKTLSTNLTSIDVAAVTAQLSTYQAQLTASYSAIAKIQSMNLANYLK, from the coding sequence ATGATGATGCGTGTTGCGACCTTCGCGCAATCGGAGCAGATGATATCAAGCGCGCTGCGCGTGCAGTCGGTGATGGCCAATGAGCAGGTGCAGGAGTCCTCCGGGCTGCAATCCGAGGATTTCGGCGGCTACGGCTCAGGCGCCGGGCGCGTGATCAATTTGCAGGTCTCGGTGACGCGCGCCCAGTCCTATATCGACGCCAGCAATCTCGCCGACAACAAGGTGCAGGCGATGTATTCGGCGGTCGGCTCGGTGACCGATATCATCACGCAGCTTCGGACCCAGCTCAGCGCCGCCACGACCGGCAGCAGCACGGCGACGGCATCGGTGATCAACTATGCGCAGCAGGCGATCTCGCAGATGCAGGGGCTGCTCAACACCCAGTATGACGGCGAATACGTATTCAGCGGCGCCCGCACCGACGCTGCGCCTGTGGATATGTCGAGCTATGACACCGGCACGGGCTCGCTGACGACATCAGACACCGGCTACTACAAGGGTGACAGCGAGATCGCGTCGGTGCGCGTTTCGGACAGCCAGTCGGTTTCCTATGGCGTCACCGCCGATAATCCTGCCTTCGAGCAGGTCATGCGGCTGTTGAAATACGTCAGCAACAGCACGAATTTGTCGTCGAGCGATATCTCGCAGGCGCTCGATCTCGCCAGCAATGCATTGGACGCAACGTCAACGGTGCAGGCAAAGCTTTCGACCTCTGCGTCGCAGATCGAGACCGCCAGCACGAACCAGAGCGACTACCAGAATTTCGCCAAGACCCTGTCGACCAATCTCACCAGCATCGACGTCGCGGCGGTGACGGCGCAGCTTTCGACCTATCAGGCGCAGCTGACGGCGTCCTATTCGGCGATCGCCAAGATCCAGAGCATGAATCTGGCCAATTATCTGAAATAG
- the flgK gene encoding flagellar hook-associated protein FlgK, translated as MSSLDIARSIAFSGLSATQVQISVASANISNADTKGYTEKTANQSSSVTSGVGTGVTISGITSAVDKLLLKSLVGADSDLGAADTNNNYLTELQQLYGSTSSGDSSTTGTSLANTIAAFESALSSLASTPSSASLQSNAVSALAAVTNQLQQTSSGIQKLRSNADQDIASSVTDINSDLQQISDLNKQIKQEAAAGQSTADLEDQRNSALQDLASQMNVSYFTTSSGDLQVYTGSGQALVDSTAHPLSYTAAPSVTASTTYTAGSATSGFSGITANGVDITSQISSGKVSALIALRDQTLPAAQSQLDELAQQLASSVNAVSNQGTSVPPPTSLTGTATVSNSTSFAGTGTVRIAVADKSGNLVSYQDIDLSAYSTVGALAAKINTIPGVSASVDANGHLSISATGSGNGIAINQMTSSVGGEGFSQYFGLNDLITGTSASNIAVRSDILSGTATLPTATLDASSTLTVGNSVLSSGSATVVNALSIALTGSTNFAMAGGLGATTGSFTDYAAAIVANVAGKASQASATYTSKQAAQSTYASSLSSQSGVNIDQESANLSALQNKYAAASQIITAINSMFSALMTAMSAA; from the coding sequence GTGTCGTCGCTCGATATCGCACGAAGCATCGCATTCAGCGGGCTGTCAGCCACGCAGGTGCAGATCAGCGTCGCCTCGGCCAATATCTCCAATGCCGACACCAAGGGCTACACCGAGAAGACCGCCAACCAGAGCAGCAGCGTCACCAGCGGCGTCGGCACCGGCGTCACGATCTCGGGGATCACCAGCGCGGTCGACAAGCTGCTCCTGAAGTCGCTGGTGGGCGCCGATTCCGATCTCGGCGCCGCCGACACCAACAACAATTATCTGACCGAACTCCAGCAGCTCTACGGCAGCACGTCGAGCGGCGACAGTTCTACGACGGGCACTTCGCTGGCCAACACGATCGCGGCGTTCGAGTCGGCGTTGTCCTCGCTTGCCAGCACGCCGAGCAGCGCTTCGCTGCAATCGAACGCCGTCAGCGCGCTTGCGGCGGTCACCAATCAGCTGCAGCAGACCTCGAGCGGCATCCAGAAGCTGCGCTCCAACGCCGACCAGGACATTGCGTCGTCGGTCACCGACATCAATTCCGACCTGCAGCAGATCTCCGATCTCAACAAGCAGATCAAACAGGAGGCGGCCGCAGGCCAGTCGACCGCCGATCTCGAGGATCAACGCAACAGCGCGCTGCAGGACCTCGCGTCGCAAATGAATGTGAGCTATTTCACGACGTCGAGCGGTGACTTGCAGGTCTATACCGGCTCGGGGCAGGCGCTGGTCGATAGCACAGCGCATCCGCTGAGCTATACAGCGGCGCCCAGCGTCACGGCGTCGACGACGTATACCGCGGGATCGGCGACGAGCGGCTTCAGCGGCATCACCGCCAACGGGGTCGACATCACCTCGCAGATCTCCTCCGGCAAGGTCAGCGCCCTGATTGCCCTGCGCGACCAGACCTTGCCGGCCGCGCAGTCGCAGCTCGACGAGCTTGCCCAGCAGTTGGCCTCGAGCGTGAATGCGGTCTCGAACCAGGGCACATCGGTGCCGCCGCCGACGAGCCTGACCGGCACGGCGACTGTCAGCAACTCGACATCGTTCGCGGGCACCGGCACGGTGCGTATCGCAGTCGCCGACAAGAGCGGCAATCTCGTATCGTATCAGGATATCGATCTATCGGCGTATTCCACGGTGGGGGCTCTTGCCGCCAAGATCAACACCATCCCCGGCGTATCGGCATCGGTCGATGCCAACGGACATTTGTCGATCTCGGCGACCGGGTCGGGCAATGGCATCGCCATCAACCAGATGACGAGTTCGGTCGGCGGTGAGGGATTTTCCCAGTATTTCGGACTCAACGACCTGATCACGGGGACCAGCGCCTCCAACATCGCTGTGCGCAGCGACATCCTGAGTGGCACGGCGACACTGCCGACGGCGACGCTCGATGCGTCGTCCACCCTGACTGTCGGAAACTCGGTGCTGTCGTCGGGCTCGGCGACGGTGGTGAATGCGCTCTCGATCGCGCTGACGGGGTCGACCAACTTCGCCATGGCGGGTGGGCTGGGCGCCACCACCGGCTCTTTCACCGATTATGCGGCAGCGATCGTTGCCAACGTCGCCGGCAAGGCGAGCCAGGCGTCGGCAACCTACACATCCAAGCAAGCCGCGCAGTCGACGTATGCGAGCTCGCTGTCGTCGCAGTCCGGTGTCAACATTGACCAAGAGAGCGCGAATCTGAGTGCGTTGCAGAACAAATACGCTGCCGCATCCCAGATCATTACGGCCATTAATTCCATGTTCTCGGCGCTGATGACCGCAATGAGCGCAGCCTGA
- a CDS encoding flagellar protein FlgN — protein MTPERNIKINPAGNDERARSLIALIDNLIEIVNEENVELAKGLPASRLKQVDEKNRLATLFEQCVAEAVGKAANLNVQDRALREQLMDRILKLRVAMDENVMRLRAAIDASNRRIEAIMQAIREQIANVSPYGAGGRRVTSAMSYGTNVRA, from the coding sequence ATGACACCGGAACGCAACATCAAGATCAATCCCGCGGGCAATGACGAGCGCGCCAGGTCGTTGATCGCACTGATCGACAATCTGATCGAGATCGTGAACGAGGAGAACGTCGAGCTCGCCAAGGGCCTGCCGGCCTCTCGGCTGAAGCAAGTCGACGAGAAGAACCGCCTCGCGACGCTGTTCGAGCAGTGTGTGGCGGAGGCCGTCGGCAAGGCCGCCAATCTCAACGTCCAGGATCGCGCACTGCGCGAGCAGCTGATGGACCGGATCCTGAAGCTTCGGGTCGCGATGGACGAGAACGTGATGCGGCTCCGCGCGGCGATCGATGCCAGCAACCGCAGGATCGAGGCGATCATGCAGGCGATCCGCGAGCAGATCGCCAATGTATCGCCTTATGGGGCCGGCGGCCGTCGCGTCACATCCGCGATGTCCTATGGCACCAACGTGCGGGCCTGA
- the flgE gene encoding flagellar hook protein FlgE — protein MSLTGALSSAISALNSQSQSLAMISDNISNADTTGYKTTSAMFEDLVTASNSATSYTSGGVNVSGRANISQQGLLAATTNATDVAIQGSGFFVTTNATTGGTTSYTRNGAFTTDNSGYLVNNGNYLEGWRTDAQGNILGNASAASLGPINTQVASTSGSATTKTTVAANLPADAAIGATFNSSMTVYDSLGTASTIQIDWKKTADNAWQASFEQPKLASDSSTASANAITDTVAITFNPDGSLASTVPSPPTISVTGWKDGAADSSTANGTAITLNLGTAGKTDGLTQYSSGQTTPSVDLTSITSDGLPYGKLSSIAIGKGGVVDATYSNGQTIAIYKIAVATFSEPNGLSAASDGLYSATAASGNATLQTSGANGAGTIYGSELESSTTDTSGQFSNMISAQQAYSAASQVITTVNKMFDTLISAVSR, from the coding sequence ATGAGTCTTACTGGTGCACTTTCCTCGGCGATCTCGGCGCTCAATTCGCAGAGCCAGTCGCTGGCAATGATTTCCGACAACATCTCGAACGCCGATACCACGGGCTACAAGACCACGTCGGCGATGTTCGAAGATCTTGTGACGGCGTCGAACAGCGCCACCTCGTACACGTCCGGCGGCGTCAACGTGTCCGGCCGCGCCAACATCAGCCAGCAGGGATTGCTGGCCGCGACCACCAACGCCACCGACGTTGCGATCCAGGGCAGCGGCTTCTTCGTCACCACCAATGCGACGACCGGCGGCACCACCTCCTATACGCGCAACGGTGCGTTCACCACCGACAACTCGGGCTATCTCGTCAACAACGGCAACTACCTCGAGGGCTGGCGGACCGACGCGCAAGGCAACATCCTCGGCAATGCGTCGGCCGCGAGCCTTGGGCCGATCAACACGCAGGTGGCCTCGACCAGCGGCAGCGCCACCACCAAGACCACCGTCGCGGCGAACCTGCCGGCCGATGCTGCGATCGGCGCGACGTTCAACAGCTCGATGACGGTCTACGACTCGCTTGGTACGGCGAGCACGATCCAGATCGATTGGAAAAAGACCGCCGACAATGCCTGGCAGGCCAGCTTCGAGCAGCCGAAGCTCGCGTCGGACTCCAGCACGGCGAGCGCCAACGCGATCACCGATACGGTGGCAATCACCTTCAATCCCGACGGCTCGCTCGCCTCAACGGTGCCGAGTCCGCCGACCATCTCGGTGACCGGCTGGAAGGACGGCGCGGCCGATAGCTCTACCGCCAATGGTACGGCCATCACGCTCAATCTCGGTACGGCCGGCAAGACCGACGGCCTGACGCAATATTCGTCGGGGCAGACCACGCCCTCCGTCGATCTCACCAGCATCACCTCGGACGGCCTGCCTTACGGCAAGCTGAGCAGCATCGCGATCGGCAAGGGCGGCGTGGTCGACGCAACCTACTCCAACGGGCAGACGATCGCGATCTACAAGATCGCGGTCGCGACTTTCAGCGAGCCCAACGGATTGAGCGCGGCCAGCGACGGCTTGTACTCCGCGACGGCAGCCTCCGGCAACGCCACGCTGCAGACCTCGGGGGCCAACGGTGCCGGCACGATCTACGGCAGCGAGCTGGAATCGAGCACCACCGACACCAGCGGGCAGTTCTCCAACATGATCTCGGCGCAGCAAGCCTATTCGGCGGCGTCACAGGTGATCACTACCGTCAACAAGATGTTCGATACGCTGATTTCGGCGGTGTCGCGATGA
- a CDS encoding flagellar hook capping FlgD N-terminal domain-containing protein — MTVSSATSAAASAASSSSSSSSTSASMGMSSTDFLNLLVSELQNQDPLNATSTTDFINQLTSYANFTEQQSTNASMTSLASSFSSLVTLNSVNYIGHTVEAKTNTAELTNGSATFGYSLTSAASNVAIAIQDSSGNTVWSGKGTGTAGSNTFTWNGQTTNGTQLSNGGQYTIQVTATDSAGNSLLSYTTMTGTVTGIDASGSTPSLLVNGVPVSAANIIGVTS; from the coding sequence ATGACCGTTTCCTCGGCAACCTCTGCTGCAGCCTCCGCCGCCTCGAGCTCGTCGTCGAGTTCGTCAACCAGCGCGTCGATGGGGATGAGCTCGACCGATTTCCTCAACCTGCTCGTCAGCGAACTGCAAAACCAGGATCCGCTGAACGCCACCAGCACGACCGACTTCATCAATCAGCTCACCTCTTACGCGAACTTCACCGAGCAGCAGTCGACCAACGCCAGCATGACGTCGCTGGCGAGCTCGTTCTCGAGCCTCGTGACGCTCAACTCGGTCAACTATATCGGCCACACCGTCGAGGCGAAGACCAACACGGCGGAGCTGACCAACGGCTCGGCGACCTTCGGCTACTCGCTCACTTCGGCCGCTTCCAACGTCGCGATCGCGATCCAGGATTCCTCGGGCAACACGGTGTGGAGCGGCAAGGGGACCGGAACCGCCGGCTCGAACACTTTCACCTGGAACGGCCAGACCACGAACGGCACCCAGCTCAGCAATGGCGGCCAGTACACCATCCAGGTGACCGCGACCGACTCCGCCGGAAACTCGCTGCTCAGCTACACCACGATGACTGGAACGGTGACCGGGATCGATGCGTCCGGCTCGACACCTTCGCTGCTCGTGAACGGTGTCCCCGTCAGCGCCGCCAACATCATCGGCGTCACGTCCTGA
- a CDS encoding flagellar export chaperone FliS, which translates to MTQNATAYLANNAYRSAAVAVPPLKAVVMLCDGAITLLQKALDAHEAKRFEEGHTYLTRATAILRGLSHHLDVTRGGAMADRLFRTYNALIMACLRSYGRPHARENFRRIIASLTELRDAWKFVEATAGKAAKARTLDKTLESAAGR; encoded by the coding sequence ATGACACAGAATGCTACGGCCTACCTCGCCAACAACGCCTATCGTTCCGCCGCGGTGGCGGTCCCACCGCTGAAGGCGGTGGTGATGCTGTGCGACGGCGCCATCACGTTGCTGCAGAAGGCGCTGGATGCGCACGAGGCGAAGCGCTTCGAGGAAGGGCACACCTATCTGACGCGGGCGACCGCGATCCTGCGCGGATTGAGCCACCATCTCGACGTCACCCGCGGTGGCGCGATGGCCGATCGCCTGTTCCGGACCTACAACGCCCTGATCATGGCGTGCCTCCGCTCCTACGGTCGGCCGCACGCCAGGGAGAATTTCCGGCGCATCATTGCCAGCCTGACGGAACTCCGCGACGCCTGGAAGTTCGTCGAGGCGACCGCCGGCAAGGCCGCCAAGGCCAGGACGCTCGACAAGACGCTCGAATCAGCCGCCGGCCGCTGA